From a region of the Methanoculleus receptaculi genome:
- a CDS encoding 50S ribosomal protein L40e produces MARFPEAEARLLNVKICMKCNARNAVRATHCRKCGSDELRPKSRERKA; encoded by the coding sequence ATGGCGAGATTTCCCGAAGCTGAAGCACGTCTTCTCAATGTAAAGATCTGCATGAAATGCAATGCCCGAAACGCAGTCCGCGCGACACACTGCCGCAAGTGCGGTTCAGACGAACTCAGGCCAAAGTCCCGGGAGCGTAAAGCGTAA
- a CDS encoding putative phosphothreonine lyase domain-containing protein, producing the protein MSGIDPEALADAVYGIFEIYLNRELRRRGPYLFELVEQGIDFKEKLREIFSRFREDYPELADALLKRFGSIDAIYAPLREGEGVSPSKTTRTYWIVQDAPGPHERGVDDERAGKWLIFVPAGEADEAWRKVRNETVEGRLGISAKVSTARPDPDSRDERTVIYVYTKDWADEADVMRVRERLRKLGFKERIGYKRNIETFRGEYSEEGRKVTYYSA; encoded by the coding sequence ATGAGCGGGATCGATCCGGAAGCCCTGGCCGACGCAGTCTACGGGATCTTTGAGATCTACCTCAACCGCGAACTCAGGCGCCGCGGCCCTTACCTCTTCGAACTCGTCGAGCAGGGGATCGATTTCAAAGAGAAACTCCGTGAGATCTTCAGCCGGTTCAGAGAGGATTACCCCGAACTCGCAGATGCCCTGCTCAAACGGTTCGGAAGCATCGACGCCATATACGCTCCCCTGAGAGAGGGCGAGGGAGTTTCCCCCTCAAAGACTACAAGAACTTACTGGATAGTCCAGGACGCACCGGGTCCGCATGAGCGGGGGGTCGACGACGAGAGGGCTGGAAAATGGCTCATCTTCGTCCCCGCAGGGGAGGCGGACGAGGCGTGGCGAAAGGTTCGAAACGAGACCGTTGAGGGGAGACTCGGCATATCCGCGAAGGTCAGCACAGCCAGACCCGATCCTGACTCTCGCGACGAGCGGACGGTCATCTACGTCTACACAAAGGACTGGGCGGACGAGGCGGACGTGATGCGGGTCCGCGAACGGCTCCGCAAACTTGGATTCAAAGAGCGGATCGGCTACAAACGCAACATCGAGACCTTCAGGGGCGAGTACAGCGAAGAAGGCCGAAAGGTCACCTATTACTCCGCCTGA
- the htpX gene encoding zinc metalloprotease HtpX yields the protein MNWTRDFGLTMRMILTSLLLLIVYLIFLGVLAALGFPFESLLLVAALMAFLQYYFSDKLVLWSTKTRIVEEDEYPELHRMVESLAARAGLPKPKIGIMVSPVPNAFATGRSPKNAVVAVTDSIMRTLNREELEAVLAHEISHVKNRDMLTLTMASFISMLAFLIMRNWIFISLFNNRDNNMGALILVYVVSIVVWLVSTLLTRALSRYREFAADRGSAVLTGNPQALISALTKISGRMDYIPAEKKQEVEGANAFFIIPALSGNTLMELFSTHPPLEKRVAALQELGAQMRGY from the coding sequence ATGAACTGGACGCGCGATTTCGGTCTCACTATGAGGATGATCCTCACGTCGCTCCTTCTCCTCATAGTCTACCTGATCTTCCTTGGCGTCCTTGCCGCGCTGGGGTTCCCGTTTGAGTCCCTCCTGCTGGTGGCTGCCCTTATGGCGTTCCTCCAGTACTACTTCTCAGATAAACTGGTGCTCTGGAGCACCAAGACGAGAATCGTCGAGGAGGACGAGTACCCGGAGTTGCACCGGATGGTAGAGAGCCTTGCTGCCAGGGCGGGTCTCCCCAAACCGAAGATCGGGATTATGGTGTCCCCGGTGCCGAACGCGTTTGCTACCGGGCGCAGCCCGAAGAACGCGGTTGTGGCGGTAACCGACTCGATCATGCGGACGCTCAACCGCGAGGAGCTTGAGGCGGTGCTCGCCCACGAGATATCTCATGTGAAGAACCGGGATATGCTGACCCTGACAATGGCGAGTTTCATATCGATGCTTGCCTTCCTGATCATGCGTAACTGGATCTTCATAAGCCTCTTCAACAACCGCGACAACAACATGGGCGCGTTGATACTGGTCTACGTGGTCTCGATCGTTGTCTGGCTGGTGAGCACCCTTCTCACGCGGGCTCTATCCCGCTACAGGGAGTTTGCCGCGGACCGTGGCAGTGCAGTCCTGACGGGGAACCCCCAGGCGCTGATATCGGCGCTGACGAAGATCAGCGGCCGGATGGACTACATCCCGGCCGAGAAGAAGCAGGAGGTTGAGGGGGCAAACGCCTTCTTCATCATCCCGGCCCTCTCGGGAAACACCCTGATGGAACTCTTCTCCACCCACCCGCCCCTCGAGAAGCGGGTGGCCGCCCTCCAGGAACTGGGGGCGCAGATGCGGGGCTACTGA
- a CDS encoding sulfide-dependent adenosine diphosphate thiazole synthase, translating into MRLNEVTISRAILEEQHRALIDLLEVDAAVIGGGPSGLTCAALLGKRGIRCALIEKKLSIGGGMWGGGMMFPRIVVQEEARRLLDRFGVACREFEEGYYVAKSVETVAKLTAAACDAGVEFFNLVTVEDVMVRGDGRVGGLVINWTPVDMAGLHVDPLTIACTCTVDATGHDATIARMIERKGGNIQVKGESFMWAERAESRILEHTKEVYPGLFVAGMAANAVAGECRMGPIFGGMLLSGERAAELVAEALDR; encoded by the coding sequence ATGAGACTGAACGAAGTGACCATCAGCAGGGCAATCCTGGAAGAGCAGCACCGGGCGCTCATCGACCTCCTTGAGGTGGACGCCGCCGTTATCGGCGGCGGGCCTTCAGGACTCACATGCGCCGCGCTCCTCGGCAAACGGGGAATCCGGTGCGCCCTCATCGAGAAGAAACTCAGCATAGGCGGCGGGATGTGGGGCGGCGGGATGATGTTTCCAAGGATTGTTGTCCAGGAAGAGGCAAGGCGGCTGCTCGACCGGTTTGGAGTCGCATGCCGCGAGTTTGAGGAGGGCTACTACGTCGCGAAATCGGTCGAGACGGTTGCCAAACTCACCGCGGCGGCCTGCGATGCCGGTGTAGAGTTCTTCAACCTGGTCACGGTCGAGGACGTGATGGTTCGCGGCGACGGCAGGGTTGGGGGCCTGGTCATCAACTGGACACCGGTAGATATGGCCGGACTGCACGTCGACCCGCTCACCATCGCCTGCACCTGCACCGTCGATGCAACGGGGCACGATGCAACGATCGCCCGGATGATCGAGCGTAAAGGCGGCAACATCCAGGTCAAAGGCGAGAGTTTCATGTGGGCCGAGCGTGCCGAGTCACGGATTCTGGAGCACACAAAAGAGGTCTACCCCGGCCTCTTTGTCGCCGGTATGGCGGCAAACGCCGTTGCCGGGGAGTGCCGCATGGGACCGATCTTTGGCGGGATGCTTCTCTCCGGCGAGCGGGCCGCAGAACTCGTTGCAGAAGCGCTTGACCGGTAA
- the malQ gene encoding 4-alpha-glucanotransferase translates to MNRRGSGVLLHITSLPSAYGIGDLGPAAQRFLDLLADAGQRYWQILPLNPTFPAFGNSPYQSTSAFAGNTWLISPEQMVADGFLEPADITDPPPFPVDRVDYPGVIDYKNRLFDLGFERFRERGSDHRYEDFAAKNASWLDDYALFVALKEHFAGRAWADWPAAVRDREQEALENYTAKLAERVLRERFLQYVFDRQWKRFKDCCRARHVQVIGDIPFYVTHDSADTWSNPGLFKLDEQKRPTAVAGVPPDLFCETGQLWGNPVYRWEAHREERFSWWESRIERALALLDRLRLDHFRGFVQYWEVPAGAATAQNGRWVDAPGRELLTHLARSRPCLPIIAEDLGYITPDVREMMGLFGFPGMRVLLFGFDGEIAENLHAPHNIGRNCVAYTGTHDNNTVRGWFEHEITDRQRDLLFRYIGGAVSAERVPGILVSLAMLSPAETVIIPMQDILGLGLEARMNRPATAKGNWEWRLRPEEMGEETMQEFAGMTEVYGRS, encoded by the coding sequence ATGAACCGGCGGGGGAGCGGGGTTCTGCTCCATATAACGTCTCTTCCATCGGCATACGGGATCGGCGACCTGGGTCCTGCGGCGCAGCGGTTTCTGGATCTCCTCGCCGATGCCGGACAGCGCTACTGGCAGATCCTCCCCCTCAACCCGACGTTCCCGGCGTTCGGCAACTCCCCATACCAGAGCACTTCGGCGTTTGCCGGAAACACCTGGCTTATCAGCCCGGAGCAGATGGTTGCGGACGGTTTTCTCGAGCCCGCGGATATCACGGATCCGCCGCCGTTCCCGGTGGACCGGGTCGACTACCCCGGGGTGATCGACTACAAGAACAGACTCTTTGACCTCGGGTTTGAGCGGTTCAGGGAACGGGGCAGCGACCACCGTTACGAGGATTTTGCGGCCAAAAATGCCTCCTGGCTCGATGATTATGCCCTCTTTGTGGCCCTGAAAGAGCACTTTGCCGGACGGGCGTGGGCCGACTGGCCGGCCGCCGTCCGTGACCGGGAGCAGGAGGCGCTGGAAAACTACACTGCGAAACTTGCCGAGCGGGTCCTAAGGGAGAGGTTTCTCCAGTATGTTTTTGACAGACAGTGGAAGAGGTTCAAAGACTGCTGCCGTGCCCGCCATGTCCAGGTCATCGGGGACATCCCGTTCTATGTCACCCACGACAGCGCCGATACGTGGTCAAACCCGGGACTCTTCAAACTCGACGAACAGAAGAGGCCGACTGCCGTCGCGGGTGTACCACCGGATCTCTTCTGCGAGACCGGGCAACTATGGGGAAACCCTGTCTACCGCTGGGAGGCGCACAGGGAAGAGCGGTTTTCGTGGTGGGAGAGCCGGATAGAGCGCGCCCTCGCCCTTCTCGACAGGCTGCGGCTTGATCACTTCCGGGGGTTTGTCCAGTACTGGGAGGTCCCGGCCGGTGCGGCGACCGCGCAGAACGGCCGCTGGGTCGATGCGCCGGGGCGTGAACTCCTGACGCACCTTGCCCGGAGCAGGCCGTGCCTCCCGATCATCGCCGAGGACCTCGGTTACATCACCCCCGATGTCCGCGAGATGATGGGGCTGTTCGGGTTTCCGGGGATGAGGGTTCTGTTGTTTGGGTTTGACGGCGAGATTGCAGAGAACCTCCACGCGCCCCACAACATAGGCAGAAACTGCGTCGCATACACGGGCACACACGACAACAACACTGTTCGTGGGTGGTTCGAACACGAGATCACCGATCGCCAGAGAGACCTCCTCTTCCGCTACATAGGAGGGGCTGTGAGCGCCGAGCGGGTGCCCGGAATCCTGGTCAGTCTCGCGATGCTCTCACCCGCAGAGACGGTCATCATCCCAATGCAGGATATACTGGGTCTCGGGCTGGAGGCACGGATGAACCGGCCGGCCACGGCAAAAGGAAACTGGGAATGGCGGCTCCGCCCTGAAGAGATGGGAGAAGAGACCATGCAGGAGTTTGCGGGGATGACAGAGGTCTATGGGAGAAGTTGA
- the glgP gene encoding alpha-glucan family phosphorylase, which yields MEDSIRDQFDHVPERISGLVDLAYNLWWSWNQEARVLFKQLNHQAWRRSAHNPIRMLREIPVEFLNQAANNPAYCRRYDIIMHRFRNYMNTTGTWFSENYANHPPLTLAYFSAEYGLHHSLPIYAGGLGFLAGDHLKEASDLGIPLVAVGFLYSQGYVCQQIDPDGWQEDITQPLDHDAAPITRVLDAEGNDLIVRVPNIDPPIYVAVWKVQVGRTPLYLLDTDIPCNNPENRGISARLYAVGLEQRLRQEIVLGIGGRRVLHTLGIEYSAVHLNEGHPAFALLERIRERVEGGMTFEEALEEVRATTIFTTHTPVPAGHDVFPLDLIERYFSSYYTALGIDRTRFLHLGANPEQPEAGFNMTALALRLSAHHNGVSRANGAVASDMWRSLWHGSGGDEAPADYVTNGVHLTTWLNTRMQALYNRYIGPTAPGWLAEHDNPLVWELIDEIPDAELWNLHLWLKAKLINRLRERERLRWTMQRVGSVEPGIGSAFLDPSVLTIGFARRFSTYKRAYLIFEDPDRLKRIVNNPWRPVQIIFAGKAHPADREGKRMLQRIYQHTQDPGFWGRVVFIEDYNNHVARYMVQGADVWLNNPLPPMEASGTSGMKAALNGVLNLSILDGWWLEGYNGRNGWAFGEGAADRDSRDSIDAAAIYDLLEREVVPLYYDRSIDDIPHGWVRMMKESIRSNAPRFSSRRMVKEYVGRYYPLLLKAAAGTPYAVSLIKDSQAQAWRGLAEGAGVNGHPFSR from the coding sequence ATGGAGGATTCCATCCGCGATCAGTTCGACCATGTCCCCGAACGGATCTCCGGACTTGTCGACCTGGCATACAACCTCTGGTGGAGCTGGAACCAGGAGGCCCGGGTACTCTTCAAACAGTTGAACCACCAGGCGTGGAGGAGAAGCGCCCACAACCCGATCCGGATGCTTCGCGAGATTCCGGTTGAGTTCCTGAACCAGGCAGCAAATAATCCAGCCTACTGCCGCCGCTACGACATCATCATGCACCGGTTCAGGAATTATATGAACACCACCGGAACATGGTTCTCAGAGAACTACGCCAACCACCCGCCTTTGACGCTCGCCTACTTCTCGGCGGAGTACGGGCTCCACCATTCGTTACCCATCTATGCAGGCGGACTTGGGTTCCTTGCCGGCGATCACTTGAAGGAGGCAAGCGATCTCGGGATACCGCTGGTTGCCGTCGGGTTTCTCTACTCCCAGGGTTACGTATGCCAGCAGATCGACCCGGACGGCTGGCAGGAGGATATCACCCAGCCGCTCGACCACGATGCTGCACCGATCACCCGTGTTCTCGATGCCGAGGGCAATGACCTTATAGTCCGGGTTCCCAATATCGATCCGCCCATATACGTCGCCGTCTGGAAGGTTCAGGTCGGCAGGACACCGCTCTACCTTCTGGATACAGACATACCCTGCAACAACCCGGAGAACCGCGGCATATCAGCCAGGCTTTATGCCGTCGGCCTGGAGCAACGCCTCCGCCAGGAGATCGTGCTCGGCATCGGCGGGCGGAGGGTGCTCCACACCCTCGGTATCGAGTATTCAGCGGTGCACCTGAACGAAGGGCACCCGGCCTTTGCGCTGCTTGAGCGGATCAGGGAACGTGTTGAGGGGGGAATGACGTTTGAGGAGGCACTCGAAGAGGTGCGGGCGACCACCATCTTCACCACCCATACACCCGTCCCGGCCGGCCACGATGTCTTCCCCCTCGACCTGATCGAGAGATACTTTTCGTCCTACTACACTGCGCTCGGGATCGATCGAACCCGGTTCCTGCACCTGGGGGCCAATCCTGAGCAACCAGAAGCCGGTTTCAACATGACCGCGCTCGCGCTCCGTCTGTCGGCGCACCACAACGGCGTCTCACGGGCAAACGGGGCCGTCGCCTCCGATATGTGGAGATCTCTCTGGCACGGCTCGGGTGGGGATGAGGCGCCAGCAGACTATGTTACAAACGGTGTACATCTTACAACCTGGCTGAACACCCGTATGCAGGCGCTCTACAACCGCTACATCGGCCCCACCGCACCCGGATGGCTGGCGGAGCACGACAACCCGCTGGTCTGGGAACTGATAGACGAGATCCCGGACGCCGAACTCTGGAACCTCCACCTCTGGCTGAAGGCAAAACTTATCAACCGGCTCCGGGAGCGGGAGCGGCTCCGGTGGACGATGCAGCGGGTCGGGTCAGTGGAACCGGGGATCGGAAGCGCGTTTCTGGACCCTTCGGTCCTGACGATCGGGTTTGCCAGACGGTTCTCGACCTACAAACGGGCATACCTCATATTCGAGGATCCAGACCGACTCAAACGCATCGTGAACAACCCCTGGCGTCCTGTCCAGATCATCTTCGCCGGGAAGGCGCACCCGGCCGACAGGGAGGGGAAACGGATGCTCCAGCGGATCTACCAGCACACGCAGGATCCCGGATTTTGGGGGCGGGTTGTATTCATAGAGGATTATAACAATCATGTGGCCCGCTACATGGTGCAGGGCGCCGATGTCTGGTTGAACAACCCGCTGCCACCCATGGAGGCAAGCGGGACAAGCGGTATGAAGGCAGCGCTCAACGGCGTGCTGAACCTCTCGATCCTGGACGGCTGGTGGCTGGAGGGCTATAACGGCAGGAACGGCTGGGCGTTTGGAGAGGGGGCTGCTGACCGCGACTCAAGGGACAGCATCGATGCAGCGGCGATATACGACCTTCTTGAGCGGGAGGTTGTCCCGCTCTACTACGACCGCTCCATCGATGATATCCCGCACGGGTGGGTCAGGATGATGAAAGAGTCGATCCGGAGCAATGCCCCGAGGTTTTCGTCACGGCGGATGGTTAAAGAGTATGTCGGCCGCTACTACCCTCTCCTCCTGAAGGCGGCCGCGGGGACGCCATATGCAGTGAGCCTGATAAAAGACTCTCAGGCTCAGGCGTGGAGGGGTCTGGCAGAGGGGGCGGGAGTAAACGGTCATCCCTTCTCCCGCTGA
- the rdgB gene encoding RdgB/HAM1 family non-canonical purine NTP pyrophosphatase encodes MKITVVTSNANKAREVAAYLEGVLQVEHAALECPEFRHNDLGEIARGKAEFAYEKLSRPLIVDDTGLFIDALGGFPGPYAAYVQDTIGNAGILKLMEGVEERSARFETAIAFAWEDGIRIFRGALPGAIVAPRGAEGFGYDPIFEYAGQTLAEMPLAEKNRVSHRARALQAFRAWIEQETGVRQNR; translated from the coding sequence CTGAAGATTACGGTGGTGACGAGCAACGCCAACAAGGCTCGGGAGGTTGCGGCATACTTAGAGGGGGTGCTCCAGGTCGAGCATGCCGCGCTGGAGTGCCCGGAGTTCCGGCATAACGATCTCGGGGAGATCGCCCGCGGGAAGGCGGAGTTTGCCTACGAGAAACTCTCAAGGCCTCTGATAGTTGACGATACCGGTCTATTCATCGATGCGCTCGGCGGGTTCCCGGGGCCCTATGCCGCCTACGTCCAGGATACGATCGGCAACGCGGGGATCCTGAAACTCATGGAGGGCGTCGAGGAGAGGAGCGCCAGATTCGAGACGGCGATCGCGTTTGCATGGGAGGACGGCATCCGTATCTTCCGGGGCGCCCTTCCCGGGGCGATCGTTGCCCCGCGTGGGGCGGAGGGGTTTGGCTATGACCCCATATTTGAGTATGCGGGGCAGACGCTTGCCGAGATGCCGCTTGCCGAGAAGAACCGGGTCTCGCACCGGGCGCGCGCCCTCCAGGCGTTCCGGGCCTGGATCGAGCAGGAGACAGGGGTGCGACAGAACCGTTAA